In one Gossypium hirsutum isolate 1008001.06 chromosome D09, Gossypium_hirsutum_v2.1, whole genome shotgun sequence genomic region, the following are encoded:
- the LOC107891629 gene encoding transcription factor TFIIIB component B'' homolog, translated as MEESDFFQDEPVVTQARAGAKFQPKFKRKAKDGTSGSIPSKPPVILKDVATTVASAAINAVQVVEPDNVVDDSKGSQVINPSQVTVTDSLLAEVAVPNCCNDTNSSFERTVGENADLYFGLDCLDPLITQSSTNDGDNRTDHERTGTEFQEAGVFPDVDTPDIMFGMTTASGRRTEKFKPKPRLQTSVPASPATVVDWVMHPATARFVPSETAFKEGSIPDFPSDHVPNCAPVDLGSFIPPDPSTSECPVNEELANLAVASNAGVGLSGDVPDMPTEVISTIMERNASLVSNPSRESKQSSTGGEVNGKGEARKQLREQVTTPHNVDDLEDGTCNDDGLAAELPSYYAVDEDKDDNDDDEFNVEHASPKRRTSKRSKKPVNESEKPPRKRRKANEAQKNKKANEASDNPEKEQRKKFSHSTRRKRRFVDESLLTTPEDEIDFAKVALKDLILLADYKERIAKKEAKALKEPLTDQSTQKRLNEENARDEESSIASEQDQGIMDDQVNGSAQSDIYFNYQTLMTKEPRARWSKQDTELFYGAIRQFGPDFSLIQQLFPGRSRHQIKLKFKNEERRSPFKLSEALASRASDHSYFAKVIEQLQQVSGADPEGHGDVSNDLTCEEEEVTPENNEEAAKSKQDEDVAVGDQEADITQDHSSLKSNEMDDEDDDDEILNSYQSAF; from the exons ATGGAAGAGTCTGATTTTTTTCAGGATGAGCCGGTTGTAACCCAAG CTCGGGCTGGTGCCAAGTTTCAACCCAAGTTTAAACGTAAAGCTAAAGATGGAACCTCTGGCTCAATCCCTTCAAAACCCCCTGTAATCTTGAAGGATGTGGCCACGACGGTAGCATCCGCAGCCATTAATGCAGTTCAAGTTGTGGAACCCGACAACGTTGTAGATGACAGTAAGGGCTCCCAAGTAATAAACCCATCCCAAGTAACTGTCACAGATTCTCTGCTTGCTGAGGTTGCCGTTCCGAATTGTTGCAATGATACGAATTCGAGCTTTGAAAGAACAGTTGGGGAG AATGCAGACTTATATTTTGGGTTGGATTGTCTTGATCCATTAATTACTCAGTCTTCGACTAATGATGGAGATAATCGGACTGATCATGAAAGAACTGGGACAGAG TTTCAGGAAGCAGGAGTCTTTCCTGATGTTGATACTCCAGATATTATGTTTGGTATGACAACTGCCTCTG GAAGGCGTACTGAAAAATTCAAACCCAAGCCTAGGCTACAAACTAGTGTACCTGCCTCACCGGCTACTGTGGTTGATTGGGTTATGCATCCTGCAACTGCTCGGTTTGTTCCTTCTGAAACAGCATTTAAAGAGGGCTCAATTCCTGACTTTCCATCCGATCATGTTCCCAATTGCGCACCTGTGGATTTAGGTTCTTTTATTCCACCAGATCCTTCTACCTCTGAATGTCCGGTGAATGAGGAACTGGCAAACCTTGCAGTAGCTTCTAATGCAGGTGTTGGTCTTTCTGGAGATGTCCCTGACATGCCTACAGAAGTG ATTTCTACTATCATGGAAAGGAACGCCTCTCTAGTATCAAATCCTTCTCGAGAGTCCAAACAGTCTTCGACTGGAGGTGAGGTGAATGGAAAGGGCGAAGCAAGAAAGCAGTTGAGAGAGCAGGTGACTACTCCACATAATGTTGATGATCTCGAGGATGGGACTTGTAATGACGATGGCCTAGCTGCTGAACTCCCCAGTTATTATGCTGTCGATGAGGATAAAGACGACAATGATGATGATGAATTTAATGTGGAGCATGCATCTCCAAAGAGGAGAACTTCTAAGAGGTCAAAGAAACCTGTGAATGAAAGTGAAAAACCTCCTCGAAAACGTAGGAAAGCTAATGAAGCTCAAAAGAATAAGAAAGCCAATGAAGCATCAGATAATCCAGAAAAAGAACAGCGGAAGAAATTTTCTCATTCAACTCGTAGAAAGAGGAGATTTG TGGATGAGTCTTTACTAACCACGCCAGAGGACGAAATTGACTTTGCAAAGGTGGCCTTGAAGGATCTCATTCTATTAGCAGATTATAAGGAGCGGATAGCG AAGAAAGAGGCTAAAGCATTAAAAGAACCTTTGACCGATCAAAG TACCCAAAAGAGATTGAATGAGGAAAATGCTCGTGATGAAGAAAGCTCTATTGCTTCAGAACAAGACCAAGGTATTATGGATGATCAAGTCAATGGTAGCGCCCAATCAGACATCTACTTTAATTACCAGACTCTCATGACAAAAGAACCCAGAGCAAGATGGTCAAAACAAGACACAGAGTTGTTTTATGGG GCTATTCGGCAATTTGGACCTGATTTTTCATTGATACAACAACTTTTTCCTGGAAGAAGTCGTCATCAGATCAAGCTAAAATTTAAGAATGAAGAGCGTCGATCTCCATTTAAACTTTCAGAGGCTTTAGCAAGTCGTGCCAGCG ATCATTCCTATTTTGCAAAGGTGATTGAGCAGTTGCAACAAGTTTCTGGTGCAGATCCGGAGGGTCATGGAGATGTTTCCAATGATTTAACATGTGAAGAGGAAGAGGTCACTCCCGAAAATAAT GAGGAAGCGGCGAAATCCAAGCAGGATGAGGATGTAGCAGTTGGAGATCAAGAAGCTGATATTACCCAAGACCATAGTAGTTTGAAGTCCAATGAAATGGATGatgaggatgatgatgatgaaatattGAATTCATATCAAAGTGCATTTTAG